A stretch of Miscanthus floridulus cultivar M001 chromosome 13, ASM1932011v1, whole genome shotgun sequence DNA encodes these proteins:
- the LOC136502071 gene encoding uncharacterized protein: MASHLRSISLPSRLHSSEAVVQQELCILQAIISSSSTCIITMCESLRRLGDIYSSVEEMTHLPSNQVFSSQQRKMLDAEIESSLELLDLCNTMQEIFVELKAIIQELQVALRKGDDATVQAKIQSYSRLVKKAKQSFKKASKKAISDKTDCAMIRLLSKARETTVSLLELTLHLLSKQIEMPKQSLVSKAFYKRKAVVCEEDQLQALESSIGDLEIGAGHLFRILVQSRVSLLNILSS; encoded by the coding sequence ATGGCTTCCCATCTTAGGTCGATAAGCTTGCCGTCTAGGCTTCACTCCAGCGAAGCTGTAGTGCAACAAGAGCTGTGCATTCTACAGGCAATCATCTCCTCATCTTCTACATGTATCATCACCATGTGTGAAAGTTTGAGGAGGCTTGGAGACATCTACAGCAGTGTTGAAGAGATGACTCACTTGCCAAGCAACCAAGTTTTCTCTTCCCAGCAAAGGAAGATGTTGGATGCAGAAATTGAATCTTCTCTCGAGCTGCTGGATCTCTGCAACACCATGCAAGAGATCTTTGTTGAGTTGAAGGCCATTATCCAAGAGCTGCAAGTGGCTCTAAGAAAAGGAGATGATGCCACCGTTCAAGCCAAGATCCAGTCTTACAGCCGCTTGGTGAAGAAGGCTAAACAATCTTTCAAGAAGGCAAGCAAGAAGGCCATTTCTGACAAGACAGATTGTGCAATGATCAGGCTACTGAGCAAGGCTAGGGAGACCACTGTCTCTCTACTTGAGTTAACGCTGCATCTCTTGTCGAAGCAAATCGAAATGCCTAAGCAGTCACTTGTCTCGAAGGCATTTTACAAGAGAAAAGCAGTTGTTTGCGAGGAGGACCAGTTACAGGCGTTAGAGTCCAGCATTGGAGATCTTGAGATCGGAGCAGGACACCTGTTCAGGATATTGGTCCAGAGCAGGGTTTCTCTCCTAAACATCCTCAGCTCATAG